The sequence TGGAAACAAAGAGAGGAGGAGCAAGACAATAATTAGCATTATGCACAGAGTACTTGTTCAAACCCAAAAGTTTTTACGCACTTAGCTTCCGCGCAAACAACTTAAAGACaacattcatttattatttgaaactgaacttaaaaaataacatttgatGTAGAAATGCAAACTACTCCAAGCTGGCAGCAGACTAATAAAATCAGAAGCACTTAAGTGAATGAAGATATACCTGTATTTGGGCTCTGTTTCCAGCAGTGATATTAGAGATTGTCCAACATGCTTCCTTCTTGATGCTTTTCTTGTGATTTTGAGTTAACAGTTGATACAGACATGGCAAGACTTGGTTGTCAATCACAAACTGAAATATAAATACCAGTAAGTCATGTGAAATAGACCGAAAGATAGAGGAAAGAGGACCACTTTAATCCATATCCAAGTAGCAGCATAGGTGATATTAGCAGAATTTCCCATTTTTACTGATTATAAAGAATATTTACACAACTTCATCCTAAAAGACAAAGCACCATAATAAATTTCTGGCGATGTGTTCCTCAAAAGTATTGTTTTGCTCAATAAACAGATCCAcatgatgctaaacatggataACATAATCAACTGGATAACaattttcatatcatttagaTTTTCAATGTGGAGATGGAGTGACCTGAAAGACAGAGTGCAAAGATAATTTGAACACGATAAAGTAACATCACAGCATTGATTCAGACAGAGGATGACGTCGCATTACCTGTGTTTGAGCATCATCACCAGTAACAATATTTCCCGCAGTCCGGAGAGCAGGTATGAGAACAGTAGGCGATGGATGACTTCATAGGACAAGGAGGGGAAAAGGCGCGGTTAGCATCAAATCAGCtggaattttatgaaaatgcaAGTATAAAGTTGGACGTCAAAGAGAAATCGCCAACCCATGAATGCATGATACTGACTAATTTAAAGCAAAGCAATGAGTGTAGAGATAATTGGAACTTACAGAAGAAGCTCCACTAGTCGTGGACAGACACCCGCATCAATTACAGCCTGAATCTTATCATTTGGTCCATCAGATAAATAAGAAAGAGCCCAGCAAGCATCTGTCAAGACTTCTTCATCGTTCATGTGGATAAGTTGTTGAAGAACTGGTAATGCAGGTTTGACCTATAAAATACACACTCAGATAATTATTTCTGAAATAAATTTTTGCCTATCTAGATAGATCCGGAAATAGCACAATATCGAAAGATACAAAAAATGATGTCATTAATAAGGAAGCATAATTTACGTCCACTTACTGCCTCAAATGGTGTTGGTGGTTTGCCTCGACAAAAGTTGGAAAGAGTCCATGTTGCATTTCTTAGCATTGAAAGCTTTGAGTGTTCATTCAACTGAGCTAGCAATGGCATCAACGCACCCTGACCTAGAACAAGATCTCTACAACTTGGGGAATCACCGGCAACATTGCCCAAAGCCCAGACTGCCTGTTCAGTAAATTGGTGTAAAGATAAAACTGTTGTCAGAATTTTAAGGAAGAgccaaaaaattattaaaaactaaCGTTTACTTTGTCAAGGGACTTGCACTTTTTTTAGAAGTTTGGACACATGATTCTTTGAAAACAACACAGTATCACCAACACAAATTGCAGAAgcaaaatatggaaaaatttcAGACCTATAGTCATACAACAATTAATAGCGCTAGTGATAGATCTATGGTGACATACTTCCATTAAAGGACTAGGACGAAGCTTTGAAAGTTAAGGATATGCAAGACAAGGTTGATGAGCTTCAATTCGAAATCACGATGATACTTATTGTGGACGAATTGCCCATGAATTATGGCGAGGAGTGGACCCACATGGAGAACAAGAAAGGACCAGAAAATCATACCCATATAGAGCCAAAAGGAGTTACCTCGCTTCAGTGCTTAAGCGTGCCTTTGACAACACTGAAGCAACCTGAAGCTTATCAAGTGGTATCAGTCTATTAGAGCTAACTCTGTATTATCAGCTGGGCTTTCACGAACTCCTTGACACTGACACTATACAACTCACTAATCCCTTAGCAAAGTGCCTCCCACAATTACGAAACAATGCCCTATCTACATGgaatttaaatttagttatCCAAAGTATTATCTTTTGTTTCACATCTTCATTGCTTTTTTTGTCTCTATATGCAACTGAACATCAAGAAAAATGTTATCCATTTAATCATTTCTTCACAATTCTAGTATTTAAGCAAAATCAAATCTAATCTACAGAATAATTGTTTTCCTTATCAAGTTTCTTGAAGttatgttgctcagactcttcaaCAATGTCGACGAGCGCATGTAAGATCCTCCAAAAGTGTATTTTTGAAGGATCCGACACAGGTGCACaatatttttggagagtccgagcaacttagtcTTGAAGTATATTGACTTTAATTTAAAGAAGCTCAACAACTGAATAATGTTTTAGGTTACATGACAAATTGCAAAGTCATTCCTGTTCCAGAAACCGAAGATATCTGTGCAACAGATGACATAGTTTAAACTCTAACGCTCAACGGGGGAATATTGAAACTCACATCCAACATTCAGGTGcataaataagaataagatgaaataacaaaataagattaCCTGTTCACGGACATCATCACTGGTTGAGCTAAGAAGTTGTACAAACATAGGAACAGCTCCATGGTCAATCACAACACGAGTATGTTCTGATGTTCCAGATGCAACATTTGTCAACGCCCAGGCAGCTTCAAACTTCAGCCATAGGAAAGATCAAGGCAAATTTAAGATGGTTGCTGCATCCTGAGTAAAGGCAACATAAcaggaaaagaaggaaagagTAGGTACACTTACTTGAAGCTGAGGTAAGTCCTGCCGTCCGAGGAATTCTACAAATCGAGGGATAACTCCAGCTTTAATTACCTCATCAATTGGAGGGCTGCGCTCTACAGTTAACAAGACTATTGTCAACagcaaaaaaattaagaaatctaAACCCAAAAACAACAGAACAAAGAAATACCAATCGATAAGAGCTTCCTGAAATGAGTAGTTGCTTCGACTTGCGCCGCAGGATCTTCTGACCATACTCCTTGGACCATAATAGGAATACTTTCCAGCTGTAAGAAAACACAATAAGATATTAGAAGTGGACCGAGATTATAGTAAAAAAAGTTGGGGAAGGGAAGGATGAGAGTGTCATCTTTAGTGGGCGTTTCTTCATGAGAACCAAATATTATTCACTTTATTGggaatttttgaagttgaagtttGAGTTGTATTTGGTCATACTTTTTGCaaagaatatttagaatttgaatgtACTTTCTCTAAATATGATTTTACCCCCAAATTTCTAAAATCTAGCAAAATCACTAACTTGACTAATTTTACTGAGACGTACAATCAAATCtgatatgaatatatcataatagaTAATCACATAAGGTCATAGATTAGATCTCATATACGAGATACTACATACTATTACAAATATTTTCACTTTATCtggaatattttaaattgaaattgaagTTGTGTTTGGTTATAATTTTTGCAAATAATATTTGGTTGTTTGCAAATacttttccttaaaaaaaatgaagtaaaatttaaatggtgtcatttttataaaacaaaaaaaattaaagtaaaatttgaaaagggaaaataaagTGAATGAAAACAGGGTGCTGGGTGTTCTCCAAATTCCAAATACAACTTCATGTTGGGCAAGAGGTGCTTTGAAAGCATCTATTGTTTCTTTCTGTCTGTACacatcaaatttcacatttatgattgtttttttatgacaagggaaacccgcagccgctGCCTTTCGGGTACGCACAGGATAAAtccccgctcctatgcaatagctcgcaaaccacataggagaggtaacctgCATCAGACTTGCCTGGTgtgacgagctcgacccagaaggcaaaccccttgctttcgctaACAAGGGGTTTCAAACTTGAGGCCTCCAACATagaagtcccaagctcaaaccactggACCAACCCGAAGGGTTTTATGATTGTGTTGATGCTAGCATCATTCATCTTTTGTTCTCATCTCTTCTTTCTACAAAACCTTGGTCCTACTTCCTCATTAGGCTGCGGAACTATTGCTAAAATTTGAAACTAAATTTTCTATTGAAATCCATGGCTGTACTGATACTGAAAGTTAAAacaatgttttaacttttatttcgTATGTTCAGATTTTAAGTTCTTGACCTTCCTTAAGTTAAAAACAATGTTTTAAAGCGAAAAGCACAAATAACCAACAAGGTTCACAAGGCTTAAAGCAAAAGGTGAAAAGGATAGTGCACCCTTCTTTGAAGTGAAGTGTACAATTtacaaaaaagttaaaaaaaagtttaaactaTGAATATAGTACTATAATAATGAAATtgcaaataaaataactaatccCAGCATCCATTATACAATAACACTGATATTAATCCAAATCCTAAAAGTTGAGACTCAAAGAATCAACTGCCTATCATTTGGAACTCTTTGCTCGTCATGTTTGAAAGGTCACTCCTCTGAAGCACATATAACCTCTTGCTTTGCATCACTTTAAGCAGTGGATGGATCAAAAATGCAATCACTTGGTTAATATTAATGGATTTCCAAATATAAAGAGTTTTATCCTAATTATGTTGAAAAACTTCCACACTTTCTAACccatatgacatttattttgatgaagCACACACCTTGTTTGAAGTGTGAGCTTCACTTCTCATCAAAGAGAATAACATTATCAAACTGAGTTTTGCTTTTCGGTTTTCATGTCTGTTATTcatttttggatgaaataagaatattgaaaaaatgaataacaTGTCCATAATTGATCTGGGGAACAATCAATTATAGACATgttattcattaaataattgcAGACATATTAACCCAAGATTTCAACTTTCTTATTCACACTAACAAAAAATGTCATATACAAAGAAAGATGTGAAAGAAAGGTGAAAATAAGAACTCAATTACAAAAAGAGAAGTTAGCTCTAATTATGAATATCTGAGATTACAAAGGACTTACCCAGGAGTAGTTTCGttgatttgattaaaattattgtGGAACACTATTTCTAAAGTATGGGTTCCCTTTTAAGCTCTTGCTAAGTTTAGTCGATGTGCAGTTCCAACATCATTGCTAtgctctttttttcctttttttgataACCATGGTGTCCGAACCAACTTGCATGCACCTCAACTAATTCACAAGATACATGCCACCTCCCACCAGCCATAGGTACCAAGCATCACTGCTACTTACTAACCTACTCGGTCTACCACTCCCTCAATTTGATCAACATAGTGAAATTTGgcaaatatttttaacattttttaataaatgaagagacatttttatctatttcttaCTAGGATGGTGCAAAACTATATACAAGTGATTGTGTGTGGCATCCACCATATGACACTGTCTTTATAACCTATACAAACTGGCATCCTCTCTTTACACCCAAAAGACTTGagttttcaaattacaaaataattagTTATGTATAAGATTTCATTTTGTCTATCCCAATGTTAATCTAAGGCTGcacatctttaaaaaaaaaagtatttttagcGGAGCAAGTCAGCACCTAATTCTCTGCAGTGCCAAAAAAGATATAATCAAAGTTGAAATATCTGGTGTTTCTTGCTTATTGCTAAAATATTTCCAAACAATTAATTAGGATCTCAAGGTGGACTACTCAGTGTAGTCAAACTTCAGCAAcaacaatttttataaaaaaagaaagagacttCGATTAATTCACTTCACAAGTACAAACTTTAATCGACCAATCGAATCAAGAATCACCGCATCGTTGAgatcaataacaaaataaacaaaacccATAAAAATCTCAAAAGGGTATATAAAAAATGGGTATAAAGAGTTGAAAAAATTACCCTTTTCTCAATAGCATCAGGGGTTTGAGTGGCATCGGGTAATTGCTGAGAGTGAAGAAGAAGACCCTCTCTGCGTTTCTTGAGAAGATTGTCTTCTCGCTTATTCTTCCTGATCTCAACCAAATTGTCCTCTCTCCTTCTACGAGCTTCATCTGCATCAACCCCAATTTTGTAAGATTTCTTGCGAACTTCAGTTCGATTGCTGGGTCGAAGAGACATTTTTTTGTGGGAAATTGAGGGGACAATGcctctccctctccctctcTGTAGACAAACAAGACTGGAAAAgtgagaagaagagaaaaagctTTTAGAGATTGTAGAATTCTCACTTTGGGTATTCTTGTTTTTTGCTTTAAAGACACGTTAAGGAAAATTACAGCCTAATTTTTGGTCTTTGTTTAACACTACTTTGGGAGTTCCtattaatacatttt comes from Solanum pennellii chromosome 1, SPENNV200 and encodes:
- the LOC107007823 gene encoding importin subunit alpha-4; its protein translation is MSLRPSNRTEVRKKSYKIGVDADEARRRREDNLVEIRKNKREDNLLKKRREGLLLHSQQLPDATQTPDAIEKRLESIPIMVQGVWSEDPAAQVEATTHFRKLLSIERSPPIDEVIKAGVIPRFVEFLGRQDLPQLQFEAAWALTNVASGTSEHTRVVIDHGAVPMFVQLLSSTSDDVREQAVWALGNVAGDSPSCRDLVLGQGALMPLLAQLNEHSKLSMLRNATWTLSNFCRGKPPTPFEAVKPALPVLQQLIHMNDEEVLTDACWALSYLSDGPNDKIQAVIDAGVCPRLVELLLHPSPTVLIPALRTAGNIVTGDDAQTQFVIDNQVLPCLYQLLTQNHKKSIKKEACWTISNITAGNRAQIQAVIEANIILPLVHLLQNAEFDIKKEAAWAISNATSGGSNDQIRFLTSQGCIKPLCDLLICPDPRIVTVCLEGLENILKVGEVDKEAGTNGGINMYTHMIDECDGLDKIENLQTHDNNEIYEKAVKILEKYWAEEDEEQNLPDGADGNQHGFQFGNNQPNVPAGGFKFG